A genomic region of Trifolium pratense cultivar HEN17-A07 linkage group LG3, ARS_RC_1.1, whole genome shotgun sequence contains the following coding sequences:
- the LOC123916875 gene encoding O-fucosyltransferase 30, with protein sequence MLPKRKPHYRFPLIPVSLFVSFFSFLFLYYYYYYSHSTQLPQTVTKISDTLKCSSQALALSEKFMWYAPHSGFNNQLLEFKHAVLIAGILNRTLVVPPVLDHHAVALGSCPKFRVVEPNDIRISVWDHVIELLQGGRYISIAEVIDITSLVSSGLVRVIDLRDFVSIWCGISLDLACFNDSKLQSSVSKSLKQCGSLLAGFRGNIEKCIYAINEDCRTTVWTYHVDGHEDGILDSFQPNDQLKQKKKISYVRRRRDVFRALGPGSEVESASMLAFGSLFSAPYKGSESYVDIHESHQDQRFLSLMEKIKFLPYVPEVMNAGKEFAKATINAPFLCAQLRLLDGQFKNHHKATFDGLRQKLESLVQKGPLPIHIFVMTDLPRNNWTDTYLGDLTSDAHNYEVHFLREDDQLVMQAAKKLTTAGYGQRFIPNSVSRIGKKYCSNQRLPDVLLYVEQAVCSCASLGFIGTPGSTIAENIELMRKFDSCSR encoded by the exons ATGTTACCTAAAAGAAAACCACATTACAGATTCCCACTCATTCCGGTATCCCTTTTTGTgtctttcttctcctttctttttctttattactattattattactcTCATTCCACTCAATTACCCCAAACTGTAACAAAAATATCAGATACACTAAAATGCTCTTCCCAAGCTCTTGCATTAAGCGAGAAATTCATGTGGTATGCGCCTCACAGTGGATTCAACAACCAGCTTTTGGAGTTTAAACACGCTGTTTTGATTGCTGGGATACTTAATCGAACTTTGGTTGTTCCTCCTGTTTTGGATCATCATGCTGTTGCTTTAGGTAGCTGTCCTAAGTTTCGGGTTGTGGAACCCAATGATATTCGGATTTCTGTTTGGGATCATGTCATTGAGCTACTTCAGGGTGGAAG GTATATCTCCATTGCTGAAGTTATAGATATCACATCTTTAGTTTCTTCTGGTCTTGTTCGAGTCATTGATCTTAGGGATTTTGTGTCGATATGGTGTGGCATCAGCTTAGATTTGGCTTGTTTTAATGATTCGAAGTTACAGTCGTCTGTTTCTAAAAGCCTAAAGCAATGTGGATCCCTGCTAGCAGGGTTTCGTGGGAATATTGAAAAATGTATATATGCTATCAATGAAGATTGCAGAACTACAGTGTGGACTTACCATGTAGATGGTCATGAAGATGGCATTTTGGATTCATTCCAACCCAATGATCAGCTGaagcagaaaaagaaaatatcttaTGTTAGGAGACGGAGGGATGTATTTAGGGCGCTTGGACCTGGTTCTGAAGTTGAATCAGCTTCAATGCTGGCATTTGGAAGCCTCTTCTCTGCTCCATACAAAGGTTCTGAGTCATATGTTGATATTCATGAATCTCATCAGGACCAGAGGTTTTTATCTTTGATGGAGAAGATTAAGTTTCTTCCATATGTCCCAGAAGTTATGAATGCCGGAAAGGAGTTTGCTAAAGCAACCATAAACGCTCCATTTCTCTGTGCACAGCTTAGATTGCTGGATGGGCAGTTTAAGAATCATCATAAGGCTACATTTGATGGGTTAAGGCAAAAATTAGAATCTTTGGTGCAGAAAGGTCCTCTACCCATACATATTTTTGTAATGACTGATCTTCCTAGAAATAATTGGACTGATACTTATTTAGGTGATTTAACTAGTGATGCACATAACTATGAGGTGCATTTCTTAAGAGAGGATGATCAGCTAGTTATGCAAGCAGCCAAAAAACTAACCACAGCTGGTTATGGACAGAGGTTTATTCCAAATTCAGTTTCTAGAATTGGTAAAAAATATTGTTCCAATCAGAGATTACCTGATGTACTTCTGTATGTTGAGCAGGCTGTGTGCAGTTGCGCATCTCTTGGTTTTATTGGAACTCCTGGATCAACCATTGCTGAAAATATAGAACTAATGAGAAAATTTGATTCTTGTTCTAGGTGA
- the LOC123917367 gene encoding protein PLANT CADMIUM RESISTANCE 2-like, whose protein sequence is MASVGSWSTGLFDCFSDTSSCCLTFWCPCVSFGRVAEIVDRGTTSCCMHGVLYCVLGGFSHFGSIYACIYRTKLRRVYGIEGNQTCDCIISCCCGLISICQEHRELEARGVNVSAGWDGNMQMGTGGARQMQAPAVEIGMARNH, encoded by the exons ATGGCTTCTGTTGGATCATGGTCCACTGGCTTATTTGACTGCTTCTCTGATACTAGCTCTT GTTGCCTCACTTTTTGGTGTCCTTGTGTTAGCTTTGGAAGGGTAGCTGAGATTGTGGACAGAGGAACAACTT CTTGTTGTATGCATGGAGTGCTTTATTGCGTACTTGGTGGTTTTAGTCATTTTGGGTCAATCTATGCATGCATTTATCGTACAAAATTAAGGAGAGTTTATGGGATTGAAGGAAACCAAACATGTGACTGTATTATTAGTTGTTGCTGTGGCCTAATATCCATTTGCCAAGAGCATCGAGAGCTAGAAGCTCGCGGCGTCAACGTGTCCGCAG GTTGGGATGGGAACATGCAAATGGGTACAGGAGGGGCAAGGCAGATGCAGGCTCCAGCAGTGGAAATTGGCATGGCTCGTAATCACTGA
- the LOC123916876 gene encoding protein PLANT CADMIUM RESISTANCE 2-like: MASWSTGFCDCFSDCSSCCLTFWCPCVSFGRVAEIVDRGTTSCCVHGLLYCLLGGFSHLGSLYACIYRTKLRRVFGIEGSKTCDCIASCCCVQISICQEHRELEARGFDVSAGWDRNVQMCTRGAMQMQAPTVEIGMTRY; this comes from the exons ATGGCTTCATGGTCCACTGGCTTCTGTGACTGCTTCTCTGATTGTAGCTCTT GTTGCCTCACTTTTTGGTGTCCTTGTGTTAGCTTTGGAAGGGTAGCTGAGATTGTGGACAGAGGAACAACTT CTTGTTGTGTGCATGGACTGCTTTATTGCCTACTTGGTGGTTTTAGTCATTTAGGGTCACTGTATGCATGCATTTATCGTACAAAATTAAGAAGAGTTTTTGGGATCGAAGGGAGCAAAACATGTGATTGCATTGCTAGTTGTTGCTGTGTCCAAATATCCATTTGCCAAGAGCATCGTGAGCTAGAAGCCCGTGGTTTCGACGTGTCCGCAG GTTGGGATAGGAACGTGCAAATGTGTACCAGAGGTGCCATGCAGATGCAGGCTCCAACAGTGGAAATTGGCATGACCCGTTATTAG